The Tepidibacter aestuarii genome contains a region encoding:
- the aroB gene encoding 3-dehydroquinate synthase, which produces MENGYKVYIKKDFSEIGIKKDYDKVLIITDENVKRLYIDDFIRTLDLKNIIYYTINPGENSKSIKVYEEAFKFCIENGMSRKSLIIALGGGVVGDLSGFIASTYMRGIDLIHCPTTLLSQVDSSIGGKTGINLGNYKNVIGSFYRPEYIYMNINTLKTLNSNEFLSGLSEVIKYALICDYKFLDYLLKNRNKILNLEYECLIYIVQKCSNIKIDIVKKDEKESGIRKILNLGHTFGHGLEKLGGFSHGFAVAIGTHMAFRLSYKKGYIDKAYYDKVLNIYKAYGIPITFDDINSADILDVMKKDKKNSFLKINLVLPTGHSALDVVDNIDEKEMLYVIEEVKNEF; this is translated from the coding sequence ATGGAAAATGGATACAAAGTCTATATAAAAAAAGATTTTAGTGAAATAGGTATAAAAAAGGATTATGATAAAGTTTTAATTATAACAGATGAAAATGTAAAAAGATTATATATTGATGATTTTATACGAACTTTAGATTTGAAAAATATTATATACTACACTATAAATCCAGGGGAAAATTCGAAAAGTATAAAGGTATATGAAGAGGCATTTAAGTTTTGTATAGAGAATGGAATGAGCAGAAAATCATTGATCATAGCACTCGGGGGAGGTGTTGTGGGAGACTTAAGTGGGTTTATAGCATCTACTTATATGAGAGGAATAGATCTTATACATTGTCCTACAACATTATTATCACAGGTTGATAGCTCTATTGGAGGTAAGACTGGAATAAATTTAGGCAACTATAAAAATGTTATAGGTAGCTTTTATAGACCTGAGTATATATATATGAATATTAATACACTTAAAACATTAAATAGTAATGAATTCTTAAGTGGACTTTCAGAAGTTATTAAGTACGCACTTATATGCGATTATAAGTTTTTGGATTATCTTCTAAAAAATAGAAATAAGATATTAAATTTAGAATATGAATGTTTAATATATATAGTACAAAAATGTTCGAATATAAAAATTGATATTGTTAAAAAAGATGAAAAAGAGTCTGGTATTAGAAAAATATTAAACTTAGGACATACATTCGGCCACGGATTAGAAAAGCTAGGTGGATTTAGCCATGGCTTTGCTGTTGCGATTGGAACTCACATGGCATTTAGATTATCTTATAAAAAAGGATATATAGATAAAGCTTATTACGATAAAGTGTTGAATATTTATAAGGCCTATGGTATACCTATAACTTTTGATGATATAAATTCTGCTGATATACTAGATGTAATGAAAAAAGATAAGAAGAATAGTTTTTTAAAAATAAATTTAGTACTACCAACTGGACATTCAGCTCTTGATGTAGTAGATAATATAGATGAAAAAGAGATGCTTTATGTAATAGAGGAGGTAAAAAATGAGTTTTAA
- the aroA gene encoding 3-phosphoshikimate 1-carboxyvinyltransferase: MSFNSLKLKGKVDIPGDKSISHRAIMLSSIANGKNIVRNFLSGEDCLSTIECFKKMGIQVEKCRKNEMVIHGMGLKGLKKPTQNLDVGNSGTTIRLIMGILSGQNFESTLIGDNSIAKRPMKRVTDPLRLMGAKISGKEDANFTPITIDGGNLKGIDYKMPIASAQVKSSMILASLYANSPTKIIEKNKSRNHTEIMLKSFGADIDVSGNEIYVKPAQHLYSEDIYVPGDISSAAFFIAGASILDGSELLIKNVGLNETRTGILDVLKDMGGNFEILNKKYVCGELMGDILVKHSNLNSTTIDSKLIPRLIDEIPIIAVMATQAEGTTIIKDAKELKVKESNRISSVVSNLKKMGADIEELDDGMIIEGPTKLKGCNVESFSDHRIAMSFSIASLLASGNTNIDNTNCVDISFPRFYDILKEITY, translated from the coding sequence ATGAGTTTTAACAGTTTAAAATTAAAAGGGAAAGTAGATATACCAGGAGATAAATCTATATCACATAGGGCTATAATGTTATCGTCAATAGCTAATGGAAAGAATATAGTTAGAAATTTTTTGAGTGGAGAAGATTGTTTGAGCACTATAGAGTGTTTTAAAAAAATGGGGATACAAGTAGAAAAATGCAGAAAAAATGAAATGGTTATACATGGAATGGGACTTAAAGGTCTTAAAAAACCAACCCAAAATTTAGATGTAGGAAATTCAGGAACTACAATAAGACTTATTATGGGTATATTATCTGGTCAAAACTTCGAGTCAACTTTAATAGGTGATAATTCCATAGCTAAAAGACCTATGAAAAGAGTAACAGATCCATTAAGACTTATGGGGGCTAAGATATCTGGTAAAGAAGATGCTAATTTTACACCTATAACTATAGATGGAGGAAACTTAAAAGGAATAGATTATAAAATGCCTATAGCTTCAGCCCAGGTTAAGTCATCTATGATACTTGCATCTTTATACGCAAATTCCCCTACTAAGATAATAGAAAAGAACAAAAGTCGAAATCACACAGAGATTATGTTAAAGTCTTTTGGAGCAGACATAGATGTGAGTGGCAATGAGATTTATGTAAAGCCTGCTCAACATTTATACTCTGAAGATATATATGTTCCAGGGGACATTTCATCTGCTGCGTTTTTTATTGCTGGAGCTAGTATATTGGATGGGTCTGAGCTATTAATAAAAAACGTGGGTCTTAATGAAACGAGAACTGGAATTTTAGATGTATTAAAAGATATGGGTGGAAATTTTGAAATATTAAATAAGAAATATGTTTGTGGAGAATTGATGGGAGATATATTAGTTAAGCATTCTAATTTGAATTCTACAACAATAGATTCTAAGTTAATACCAAGACTTATAGACGAAATACCTATAATAGCTGTTATGGCAACACAGGCAGAAGGAACAACTATTATAAAAGATGCGAAGGAACTTAAGGTTAAAGAGTCGAATAGAATAAGTAGTGTTGTTTCTAATCTTAAGAAAATGGGAGCAGATATTGAAGAATTGGATGATGGTATGATTATAGAAGGTCCGACAAAATTAAAAGGGTGTAATGTAGAGAGTTTTTCAGATCATAGAATAGCCATGTCATTTTCAATAGCTTCACTGTTGGCGTCTGGAAATACAAATATAGACAATACAAACTGTGTGGACATATCCTTTCCTCGTTTTTATGATATATTAAAAGAAATAACCTATTAA
- the pduL gene encoding phosphate propanoyltransferase, with the protein MKLPIALSNRHIHLGQKDIEVLFGEGAELTHFKDLSQPGQCACQEKVDVIGPKGEIKGVRVLGPARGETQLEISLSDGFKLGVKAPIKDSGDLEGTPGVKIVGPKGEVELERGVIVASRHIHMHTDDAEKFNVTDNQKVKIRTSGGRAVVFENVLVRVSPKFALEMHVDVEEGNAAGVRNGDLVELINE; encoded by the coding sequence ATGAAATTACCTATAGCATTATCAAATAGACATATACATTTAGGACAAAAAGATATAGAGGTATTATTTGGGGAAGGAGCTGAATTAACTCACTTTAAAGACCTTTCTCAACCAGGACAATGTGCATGTCAAGAAAAAGTAGACGTAATAGGACCAAAAGGAGAAATTAAAGGAGTTAGAGTATTAGGACCTGCAAGAGGAGAAACTCAACTTGAGATATCTTTAAGTGATGGATTCAAATTAGGAGTAAAAGCACCTATAAAGGATTCAGGAGATCTTGAAGGAACTCCAGGAGTAAAAATCGTAGGACCAAAAGGTGAAGTAGAACTTGAAAGAGGAGTTATAGTAGCTTCAAGACATATACATATGCATACTGATGACGCTGAAAAGTTCAATGTAACGGATAATCAAAAAGTTAAGATAAGAACTTCAGGAGGAAGAGCAGTTGTATTTGAAAACGTATTAGTAAGAGTAAGTCCAAAGTTTGCGCTTGAAATGCACGTTGATGTAGAAGAGGGAAACGCAGCTGGAGTTAGAAATGGAGATTTAGTAGAATTAATTAATGAATAA
- the nifJ gene encoding pyruvate:ferredoxin (flavodoxin) oxidoreductase, whose product MAKQMKTMDGNTAAAYVSYAFTDVAAIYPITPSSPMAEHVDEWSANGMKNIFDQRVQVVELQSEGGASGAVHGSLAAGALTTTFTASQGLLLMIPNMYKIAGELLPGVFHVSARAVASHALSIFGDHSDVMAARQTGFAFLASGSVQEVIDLGGVAHLASIKSRVPFVHFFDGFRTSHEIQKVELIDHEDFARLVDKDAVKEFRNRALNPEHPVTRGTAQNPDIFFQAREASNTYYEKVPGIVAEYMKEISEITGREYKPFNYYGAEDAENVIIAMGSVTDTIEETIDYLASKGEKVGLVKVRLYRPFSAEYFFDVLPKSVKKIAVLDRTKEPGALGEPLYQDVRTLFYGKENAPIIVGGRYGLGSKDTTPSQIKAVYDNLKKEEIKNNFTLGIIDDVTNTSLEVKEEINTAPEGTIRCKFWGLGSDGTVGANKSAIKIIGDKTDLYAQGYFSYDSKKSGGITISHLRFGKQPIKSTYLINEADFIACHNQSYVDQYDLLKGLKKGGSFVLNCKWGMEELEEKLPASMKKYIADNQINFYTINATDIASEIGLGNRINMIMQSAFFKLAEVIELDKAVEYLKDSIVKSYGKKGEKVVNMNYAAVDKGLDALVKVEVPASWSSAVQSEVAIGESKDVPEFVEKILNPINRQEGDSLPVSTFVGAEDGTFENGSAAYEKRGIAVNVPEWQIDNCIQCNQCSFVCPHATIRPVLLNEEEVNNAPEGFKTKKAVGKGLEGLQYKIQVSTMDCTGCGNCADICPSKEKALIMKPLETQTEVEVPNWDYSLTVSPKEDLVSPNNVKGSQFKQPLLEFSGACAGCGETPYAKVVTQLFGDRMIIANATGCSSIWGGSAPSTPYCTNHEGKGPAWANSLFEDNAEYGFGMAVAVKQMRNKLTDLMNKIVELNIDDEYKAVFTEWLNSQEDAELSKASSAKVLELLKSNNIADEKAKEILAEIEDKKDYLIKKSMWIVGGDGWAYDIGYGGLDHVLASGENVNVLVFDTEIYSNTGGQSSKATPTGAVAKFAASGKKVKKKDLGMIAATYGYVYVAQVAMGADKNQFMKALIEAEKYDGPSLIIAYAPCISHGIKEGMGRSQYNTKQAVDCGYWHLYRYNPTLTEEGKNPFTLDSKEPTASFRDFILGQVRYTSLQKAFPEIADELFVKAEEDSKQRYETYKRMAGQA is encoded by the coding sequence ATGGCAAAGCAAATGAAAACTATGGATGGTAATACTGCTGCTGCATATGTATCATATGCGTTTACTGATGTTGCAGCTATTTACCCAATTACACCATCATCTCCTATGGCAGAGCATGTTGATGAATGGTCAGCTAATGGAATGAAGAATATATTTGATCAAAGAGTACAAGTTGTAGAACTTCAATCTGAGGGAGGAGCATCAGGTGCGGTTCATGGATCATTAGCAGCTGGAGCTTTAACTACAACATTTACAGCTTCTCAAGGACTTCTTTTAATGATACCAAATATGTACAAAATAGCAGGAGAGCTTCTTCCGGGAGTATTCCATGTAAGTGCTCGTGCAGTAGCAAGTCACGCGCTTTCTATATTTGGAGATCACTCAGATGTAATGGCAGCAAGACAAACTGGATTTGCTTTCTTAGCATCAGGTTCAGTTCAAGAAGTTATAGATCTTGGAGGAGTTGCTCACTTAGCATCTATCAAGTCTAGAGTACCATTTGTACATTTCTTTGATGGATTCAGAACTTCTCACGAAATTCAAAAAGTTGAGCTTATAGATCATGAAGATTTTGCAAGACTTGTAGATAAAGATGCTGTTAAAGAATTCAGAAACAGAGCTTTAAATCCAGAGCATCCTGTAACTAGAGGTACAGCACAAAACCCAGATATCTTCTTCCAAGCAAGAGAAGCATCTAATACATATTATGAAAAAGTACCTGGAATAGTTGCTGAATACATGAAAGAAATAAGTGAAATAACTGGTAGAGAGTACAAGCCATTTAACTACTACGGAGCTGAAGATGCAGAAAACGTAATCATAGCAATGGGTTCTGTAACAGATACAATAGAAGAAACTATAGACTACTTAGCATCAAAAGGTGAAAAAGTAGGACTAGTAAAAGTTCGTCTATACAGACCGTTCTCAGCTGAGTACTTCTTCGATGTTCTTCCAAAATCAGTTAAGAAAATAGCTGTACTTGATAGAACAAAAGAGCCAGGAGCATTAGGAGAGCCTTTATATCAAGACGTTCGTACTTTATTCTACGGAAAAGAAAATGCACCTATAATAGTTGGTGGACGTTACGGACTTGGTTCAAAAGATACTACACCTTCTCAAATTAAGGCTGTATACGACAACTTAAAGAAAGAAGAAATTAAAAACAACTTCACTTTAGGAATTATAGATGATGTAACTAATACATCTTTAGAAGTAAAAGAAGAAATAAACACAGCTCCAGAAGGAACTATAAGATGTAAGTTCTGGGGACTTGGTTCAGACGGTACTGTTGGAGCTAACAAGAGTGCTATAAAAATCATAGGAGATAAAACTGATCTTTACGCTCAAGGATACTTCTCTTATGACTCTAAAAAGTCTGGTGGTATAACTATATCTCACTTAAGATTTGGTAAACAACCTATAAAATCTACTTACTTAATAAACGAAGCAGATTTTATAGCATGTCACAACCAATCTTACGTAGATCAATATGATCTATTAAAAGGACTTAAAAAAGGCGGATCTTTCGTTCTTAACTGTAAGTGGGGAATGGAAGAACTTGAAGAAAAATTACCAGCTTCAATGAAGAAATATATAGCTGATAATCAAATCAATTTCTATACAATAAATGCTACTGATATAGCATCTGAAATAGGACTTGGAAACAGAATAAACATGATAATGCAATCTGCATTTTTCAAGTTAGCTGAAGTTATTGAATTAGACAAAGCTGTTGAATACTTAAAGGATTCTATAGTTAAGTCTTACGGTAAAAAAGGTGAAAAAGTAGTTAACATGAACTACGCAGCTGTAGATAAGGGATTAGATGCTCTTGTTAAAGTAGAAGTTCCTGCTTCTTGGTCAAGTGCTGTACAATCAGAAGTTGCAATAGGCGAATCTAAAGATGTTCCAGAATTCGTAGAAAAAATATTAAATCCAATCAATAGACAAGAGGGAGATTCTCTTCCAGTAAGTACTTTTGTTGGCGCTGAAGATGGAACATTCGAAAATGGATCTGCTGCATATGAAAAGCGTGGAATAGCTGTTAATGTACCAGAATGGCAAATAGATAACTGTATTCAATGTAACCAATGTTCATTTGTATGTCCTCACGCTACAATAAGACCAGTATTACTAAATGAAGAAGAAGTTAATAATGCGCCAGAAGGATTCAAAACTAAGAAAGCTGTAGGTAAGGGTCTTGAAGGTCTTCAATATAAAATTCAGGTAAGTACTATGGACTGTACTGGATGTGGAAATTGTGCTGATATTTGTCCATCTAAGGAAAAAGCATTAATAATGAAGCCTCTTGAAACACAAACAGAAGTAGAAGTTCCAAACTGGGATTACTCTTTAACAGTATCACCAAAAGAAGATTTAGTAAGTCCAAACAACGTTAAGGGAAGTCAATTCAAGCAACCACTTCTTGAGTTCTCAGGAGCTTGTGCTGGTTGTGGAGAAACTCCTTACGCTAAGGTTGTAACTCAATTATTCGGAGATAGAATGATAATAGCTAATGCAACAGGTTGTTCATCAATTTGGGGAGGATCAGCTCCATCTACTCCATACTGTACAAACCATGAAGGTAAAGGACCAGCTTGGGCTAACTCATTATTTGAAGACAATGCTGAATATGGATTTGGTATGGCAGTAGCTGTTAAGCAAATGAGAAATAAATTAACTGATTTAATGAACAAAATAGTAGAACTTAACATAGATGATGAATACAAAGCAGTATTTACTGAATGGTTAAATTCTCAAGAAGATGCGGAGCTTTCTAAAGCATCAAGCGCTAAAGTTCTTGAATTATTAAAATCAAACAATATAGCAGATGAAAAAGCTAAAGAAATATTAGCTGAAATTGAAGATAAGAAAGATTACCTAATCAAGAAATCTATGTGGATCGTAGGAGGAGACGGTTGGGCTTATGACATCGGTTATGGTGGACTTGACCATGTCCTAGCTTCAGGCGAAAATGTAAATGTTCTTGTATTCGATACAGAGATTTACTCAAATACTGGAGGACAATCTTCAAAAGCTACTCCAACAGGAGCAGTTGCTAAATTTGCAGCTTCTGGTAAGAAAGTTAAGAAGAAGGATCTTGGTATGATCGCTGCAACATACGGATACGTATACGTAGCTCAAGTTGCTATGGGAGCAGATAAGAACCAATTTATGAAAGCTTTAATAGAAGCTGAGAAGTATGATGGACCATCTCTAATTATAGCTTATGCTCCATGTATAAGTCATGGTATTAAAGAAGGAATGGGACGTAGCCAATATAACACTAAGCAAGCAGTTGACTGTGGATACTGGCATTTATACAGATACAACCCAACATTAACAGAAGAAGGAAAGAATCCATTTACACTAGATTCTAAAGAGCCAACAGCAAGCTTTAGAGATTTCATACTAGGACAAGTAAGATATACATCTTTACAAAAGGCTTTCCCTGAAATAGCTGACGAGTTATTTGTTAAAGCTGAAGAAGATTCTAAGCAAAGATATGAAACTTACAAGAGAATGGCTGGCCAAGCTTAA
- the ade gene encoding adenine deaminase produces the protein MNSNMKSIIEMATGRKKAELVLKNCKVVNVFSHEIIEADIAIAYGKIVGVGSYSGEKEIDIKGKYVSPGLIDGHIHIESSMVSPVQFARAIVPRGTTTIIADPHEIANVCGIKGIEYMLNKTQNIPLNVYIMLPSCVPATPFENSGAILEAEVLKELIDNPRVLGLGELMNYPGVINGDDSVIKKVNLANEYGKIIDGHGPEISGKDLNAYVVSGVKTEHECSTVEEMMERIRLGMYIAIRQGSAAKNLLSLVKGITVDNMRRCILCADDRHPEDLLNEGHIDNSVRIAIKNGIDPISAIKMASINTAECYNLEKLGAIAPGYYADLIVIDDLEEFNVVKVFKNGKLVSKDKTPLFNANEYNGYDVKDTVNIKGVRKEDLNINMKTNKANIIGVIDHSILTKKLVKNVNVEYGLFKSTKEDDVLKIAVVERHNATGNIGLGLVENFGLKGGAIASTVAHDSHNIVVIGDNDDDMLMAINEVSRVGGGITICSNSKVLKTLELPIAGLMSDLSIERVSEILSEMLEISYEQLHVNKNIEPFMTLAFLALPVIPEIKITDKGLFDVTKFDFIDINAD, from the coding sequence ATGAATAGTAATATGAAAAGTATTATAGAGATGGCTACTGGAAGAAAAAAAGCAGAATTAGTACTTAAAAACTGTAAAGTTGTGAATGTATTTTCACATGAAATCATAGAAGCTGATATTGCTATAGCATATGGGAAAATAGTAGGTGTTGGAAGTTATAGCGGAGAAAAAGAAATAGATATAAAAGGGAAATACGTATCTCCAGGACTTATAGATGGGCACATACATATAGAATCATCTATGGTATCTCCTGTTCAGTTTGCAAGAGCAATAGTACCAAGAGGAACTACTACTATAATTGCAGACCCTCATGAAATAGCAAATGTATGTGGTATAAAAGGGATAGAATATATGCTAAATAAAACTCAAAATATACCTTTAAATGTGTATATAATGCTTCCATCTTGTGTACCTGCCACACCTTTTGAAAATTCAGGAGCTATACTTGAAGCTGAGGTCCTAAAGGAATTAATAGATAATCCAAGAGTATTAGGACTTGGAGAATTGATGAACTATCCCGGTGTTATAAACGGTGATGATAGCGTTATAAAAAAGGTGAATTTAGCTAATGAATACGGGAAAATAATAGATGGACATGGTCCCGAAATATCTGGAAAAGATTTGAATGCATATGTAGTATCGGGAGTTAAAACCGAGCATGAATGTTCAACCGTTGAGGAAATGATGGAGAGAATAAGACTTGGTATGTATATAGCTATAAGACAAGGATCAGCTGCCAAAAACTTATTATCATTAGTAAAGGGTATAACTGTTGATAATATGAGAAGATGTATATTGTGTGCAGATGATAGACACCCAGAGGATTTATTGAATGAAGGTCATATAGATAATAGCGTAAGGATAGCTATAAAAAATGGAATAGACCCTATATCAGCTATAAAGATGGCGAGTATAAATACTGCTGAATGCTATAATCTTGAAAAATTAGGAGCAATAGCACCGGGATATTATGCTGATTTAATAGTTATTGATGATTTAGAAGAATTTAATGTAGTCAAAGTATTTAAAAATGGAAAGTTAGTATCAAAAGATAAGACACCTCTATTTAATGCAAATGAGTACAATGGTTATGATGTAAAAGATACTGTAAATATAAAAGGTGTAAGAAAAGAAGATTTAAATATAAATATGAAAACGAATAAAGCGAATATTATAGGAGTAATAGATCATAGTATATTGACTAAAAAGCTAGTTAAAAATGTAAATGTTGAATATGGATTATTCAAAAGTACAAAAGAAGATGATGTGCTTAAAATAGCAGTGGTTGAAAGACATAATGCAACTGGAAATATAGGACTTGGATTGGTTGAAAATTTTGGCTTAAAAGGTGGAGCAATAGCATCAACGGTAGCCCATGATTCTCATAATATAGTTGTTATAGGAGATAATGATGATGATATGTTAATGGCTATAAATGAAGTTAGTAGAGTAGGCGGGGGTATAACTATATGCTCAAATTCAAAGGTTTTAAAAACACTTGAGCTTCCAATAGCAGGACTTATGTCTGATTTAAGTATTGAAAGAGTCAGTGAAATATTATCTGAGATGCTTGAAATATCTTATGAGCAGTTGCATGTAAATAAGAATATAGAACCTTTTATGACTCTTGCATTCTTGGCACTGCCTGTTATTCCTGAAATAAAGATTACTGATAAGGGATTATTCGATGTTACTAAATTTGATTTTATAGATATAAATGCGGATTAA